In Microbacterium laevaniformans, a single window of DNA contains:
- the cobA gene encoding uroporphyrinogen-III C-methyltransferase encodes MSAAADPAGRVTLVGAGPGDVGLLTLRGLRALQKADVVVADRLGARAVLDGLAAEGYALTAEIVDVGKAPGHHAVPQDAINALLVQLAGEGREVVRLKGGDPYVFGRGLEELAHCRAHGVDVEVVSGVTSAVSVPAVAGIPLTHRGIATAFTVVTAHDQISAVGGARDHTVVLLMGVGTLAHAALTLARGERGGDCPVAIVEDGYGPGQRVTVGTLATIAHQAAVRRVRSPAVVVVGDVVTLSPYAPADLAAVTPAEPVLRKASL; translated from the coding sequence GTGAGCGCCGCGGCCGACCCGGCGGGCCGGGTCACGCTCGTCGGCGCCGGTCCCGGCGACGTGGGCCTGCTCACCCTGCGCGGCCTGCGCGCCCTGCAGAAGGCCGACGTCGTCGTGGCCGACCGCCTCGGCGCGCGCGCGGTCCTCGACGGGCTGGCGGCGGAGGGCTACGCGCTCACCGCCGAGATCGTCGACGTCGGCAAGGCTCCCGGACACCATGCCGTGCCGCAGGACGCCATCAACGCGCTGCTCGTCCAGCTCGCCGGCGAGGGCAGGGAGGTCGTGCGGCTGAAGGGCGGCGATCCGTACGTGTTCGGCCGCGGCCTGGAGGAGCTGGCGCATTGCCGCGCGCACGGCGTCGACGTCGAGGTGGTCTCCGGCGTGACGAGTGCGGTCTCGGTGCCGGCCGTCGCCGGCATCCCCCTCACCCACCGCGGCATCGCGACCGCGTTCACCGTCGTCACCGCGCACGACCAGATCTCCGCCGTCGGCGGCGCGCGCGATCACACCGTCGTGCTGCTCATGGGCGTCGGCACCCTCGCCCATGCCGCCCTGACGCTGGCGCGCGGCGAACGCGGCGGCGACTGCCCCGTGGCCATCGTCGAGGACGGGTACGGGCCGGGCCAGCGCGTCACCGTGGGCACGCTCGCGACCATCGCCCATCAAGCGGCCGTCCGCCGCGTCCGCTCCCCCGCCGTCGTCGTGGTGGGCGACGTCGTCACCCTCAGCCCCTACGCCCCCGCCGATCTCGCCGCCGTCACCCCGGCCGAACCCGTCCTCCGAAAGGCATCCCTGTGA
- a CDS encoding DUF6114 domain-containing protein yields the protein MLLTRRASRAAELAAEPENETVPTPVAGRPARAWRKDRPLVGGILLIVGGLAMFGSSQLDFGRLHIHLGIEGLQAVVIPLLLIVLGALVVATPAHRILYGVIALATSVYSIVGVNLGGFLIGFVLSAVGGILAVSWMPRAARTAESEPTAEADAEEAIVPDEAVTR from the coding sequence ATGCTTCTGACACGCCGGGCGTCCCGCGCCGCCGAGCTCGCCGCGGAGCCCGAGAACGAGACCGTGCCCACGCCCGTGGCGGGCCGGCCGGCGCGCGCCTGGCGGAAGGATCGGCCGCTCGTGGGCGGCATCCTGCTCATCGTCGGCGGCCTCGCGATGTTCGGCTCGAGCCAGCTCGACTTCGGGCGCCTGCACATCCACCTCGGCATCGAGGGACTGCAGGCGGTCGTGATCCCGCTGCTACTCATCGTGCTGGGCGCCCTCGTGGTCGCCACGCCGGCGCACCGCATCCTGTACGGCGTGATCGCGCTGGCGACGAGCGTCTACTCGATCGTGGGGGTGAACCTCGGCGGGTTCCTGATCGGGTTCGTGCTGTCGGCGGTCGGCGGCATCCTCGCGGTGTCGTGGATGCCGAGAGCCGCGCGCACCGCGGAGTCGGAGCCGACGGCTGAGGCGGATGCCGAGGAGGCGATCGTCCCCGACGAGGCGGTCACACGATGA
- a CDS encoding sulfate adenylyltransferase subunit 1 encodes MTTTLTAAPTLFRFATAGSVDDGKSTLVGRLLHDSKAILSDQLAQVQRTSVDRGFAHGAFDFALLTDGLRAEREQGITIDVAYRYFSTGARSFVLADCPGHVQYTRNMVTGATTADAVVVLIDARKGVLEQTRRHLAVVALLRAPHVVVAVNKIDLLDFAEDRYTPVAAQVSAVAAELGIAHIYVLPVSALEGDNIVERSARTPWYEGPALLELLETLPARDELETPSDFRLPVQLVLRPQGGLAPELAADPEAAERYRDHRSFAGRISSGSVRVGDRVTVFPAGVETTVTAIDIAGAPGEEAVAPQSVSVQLADDVDASRGAVIATAGTLPDATRTIDAELFQLDPRELTPGSRVLVKHGTTTVQALVAEIVSRRDLDTLAHEPATEIAVNEIGRATLRLSTDLAVEPYATNRETGSFLVIHPQDGATLAAGTVQA; translated from the coding sequence ATGACCACGACGCTCACGGCCGCGCCGACGCTGTTCCGGTTCGCCACCGCGGGGTCGGTCGACGACGGCAAGTCGACCCTCGTGGGGCGACTGCTGCACGACTCGAAGGCGATCCTCTCCGACCAGCTCGCGCAGGTGCAGCGCACCTCGGTGGATCGCGGCTTCGCGCACGGCGCGTTCGACTTCGCGCTGCTGACCGACGGCCTGCGGGCCGAGCGCGAGCAGGGCATCACGATCGACGTCGCCTACCGGTACTTCTCCACCGGTGCGCGGTCGTTCGTGCTCGCGGACTGCCCCGGGCACGTGCAGTACACGCGCAACATGGTCACCGGTGCGACGACCGCCGACGCCGTCGTCGTCCTGATCGACGCGCGCAAGGGCGTGCTGGAGCAGACACGGCGGCATCTCGCTGTCGTCGCCCTCCTGCGGGCGCCGCACGTCGTCGTGGCGGTCAACAAAATCGACCTCCTCGACTTCGCGGAGGACCGCTACACGCCGGTGGCCGCGCAGGTGAGCGCCGTCGCGGCCGAGCTCGGGATCGCGCACATCTACGTGCTGCCGGTCTCGGCGCTGGAGGGCGACAACATCGTCGAGCGGTCGGCTCGCACCCCCTGGTACGAAGGCCCCGCCCTGCTCGAGCTGCTCGAGACCCTGCCGGCACGGGACGAGCTCGAGACGCCCTCCGACTTCCGCCTGCCGGTGCAGCTGGTGCTGCGACCGCAGGGCGGCCTGGCCCCCGAGCTCGCCGCGGACCCCGAGGCCGCCGAGCGCTATCGCGACCACCGCTCGTTCGCGGGGCGGATCTCGTCGGGCTCGGTCCGGGTCGGCGACCGCGTGACCGTCTTCCCCGCGGGGGTCGAGACGACCGTCACCGCGATCGACATCGCCGGAGCCCCCGGCGAGGAGGCGGTCGCCCCCCAGTCGGTGTCGGTGCAGCTCGCCGACGACGTGGACGCCTCGCGCGGCGCCGTCATCGCCACCGCCGGAACACTTCCGGATGCCACGCGCACGATCGACGCCGAGCTCTTCCAGCTCGACCCCCGCGAGCTGACGCCGGGCAGCCGCGTGCTCGTCAAGCACGGCACGACCACCGTGCAGGCCCTCGTCGCCGAGATCGTCTCACGACGCGACCTCGACACGCTCGCCCACGAACCGGCGACCGAGATCGCGGTGAACGAGATCGGTCGCGCCACGCTGCGTCTGTCGACCGACCTCGCCGTCGAGCCGTACGCGACCAACCGCGAGACCGGATCGTTCCTGGTCATCCATCCGCAGGACGGCGCGACCCTCGCCGCCGGCACCGTCCAGGCCTGA
- a CDS encoding ArsR/SmtB family transcription factor, with amino-acid sequence MTRRTHSLPVDRVLAALANPTRREVLDLLLDGPRSASDIAAQFDMARPSVSEHLRELRESGLVTETRDGRYRRYSLNADPLTELHDWLTPYERFWRGRLTGLGAVLDAMPDEDGGA; translated from the coding sequence ATGACCCGCCGAACCCACTCCCTCCCCGTCGACCGGGTGCTCGCAGCCCTCGCCAATCCCACCAGGCGCGAGGTGCTGGACCTCCTGCTCGACGGCCCACGCTCAGCATCCGACATCGCCGCACAGTTCGACATGGCACGGCCCTCGGTATCCGAGCACCTGCGTGAGCTCCGGGAGTCCGGCCTGGTCACCGAGACTCGCGATGGTCGCTACCGCCGCTACTCGCTCAACGCCGACCCGCTCACCGAACTGCACGACTGGCTCACCCCCTACGAACGGTTCTGGCGCGGCCGCCTGACCGGACTGGGCGCGGTGCTCGATGCCATGCCCGATGAGGACGGCGGCGCATGA
- a CDS encoding TetR/AcrR family transcriptional regulator — protein sequence MSSEHRRRLSREDRRAQLIASGVAFLASRPLDELTIEALAEREDVSRALVFHYFGTRQGLHTAVVTTARDALIAASAPRAELPPRARLDDTIERIVAFVRAHRGTFYSLVRGVASGDPVVRELVDEARDENAQRILEVFHELGHADSPMLSVAARAWVAFAEDVLIELGLESDRPADEIVAFLSRSALAIAASVDR from the coding sequence ATGTCCTCCGAGCACCGTCGGCGCCTGTCGCGGGAGGATCGGCGCGCACAGTTGATCGCTTCGGGCGTCGCGTTCCTCGCGTCGCGGCCGCTCGACGAGCTCACGATCGAGGCCCTCGCCGAGCGCGAGGACGTGTCGCGTGCGCTCGTCTTCCACTACTTCGGCACGCGCCAGGGCCTGCACACCGCGGTGGTCACCACCGCCCGCGACGCGCTGATCGCGGCATCCGCCCCCCGCGCGGAGCTGCCGCCGCGCGCCCGCCTCGACGACACGATCGAGCGGATCGTCGCGTTCGTTCGCGCCCACCGCGGAACCTTCTACTCGCTGGTGCGGGGCGTCGCCAGCGGCGACCCGGTGGTCCGCGAACTCGTCGACGAGGCCCGCGACGAGAACGCGCAACGGATCCTCGAGGTCTTCCACGAGCTGGGTCACGCCGACTCGCCCATGCTGTCGGTGGCCGCACGCGCCTGGGTCGCGTTCGCCGAGGACGTGCTCATCGAGCTCGGTCTCGAGTCCGACCGGCCCGCCGATGAGATCGTCGCCTTCCTGTCGCGTTCGGCGCTGGCGATCGCGGCCTCCGTCGACCGCTGA
- a CDS encoding ABC transporter substrate-binding protein, whose protein sequence is MKKPTRILTLTALAVASMMAFAGCSSAASADTAGDPTGGTPATELRLGYFANITHAPALIGLQEGIFQKALGDTALTTQTFTAGPAAIEALSAGAIDATFIGPNPSINTFIQSGGVSARIVAGATIGGAALVVRDGISSPSDLKGTTIATPQLGNTQDVALRSWLKEKGLATDTTGGGDVHITPTENAQALTLFRDGQIDGAWVPEPWASRLVLDAGGTVLVDEAELWPGGVFPTTVLLVRTDYLQAHPQTVAALVQGDLDAIAWIVEHPDTAGAQINARLAADTGKGLSDAVLTRALAQVSFSADPHAETFQTLVDHGRQAGTQKSGSIVGLFDLRPLNGLLQQRGAPSVSAAGLGEQ, encoded by the coding sequence ATGAAGAAGCCCACCCGTATCCTCACCCTCACCGCACTGGCCGTGGCGAGCATGATGGCTTTCGCCGGCTGTTCCTCCGCGGCATCCGCCGACACCGCAGGCGACCCCACCGGCGGCACGCCGGCGACGGAGCTGCGACTCGGATACTTCGCGAACATCACCCACGCTCCCGCCCTCATCGGACTGCAGGAGGGGATCTTCCAGAAGGCGCTGGGCGACACCGCGCTCACGACGCAGACGTTCACGGCGGGGCCGGCAGCCATCGAGGCCCTCTCGGCGGGAGCGATCGATGCGACGTTCATCGGTCCGAATCCGTCGATCAACACCTTCATCCAGTCCGGCGGCGTCTCGGCACGCATCGTCGCGGGCGCCACGATCGGCGGCGCGGCGCTGGTCGTCCGCGACGGCATCTCGTCGCCGAGCGACCTGAAGGGCACGACCATCGCCACGCCGCAGCTCGGCAACACGCAGGACGTCGCCCTGCGCAGCTGGCTGAAGGAGAAGGGGCTGGCGACCGACACGACCGGCGGCGGCGACGTGCACATCACGCCCACCGAGAACGCGCAGGCGCTGACGCTGTTCCGGGACGGCCAGATCGACGGGGCCTGGGTGCCCGAGCCGTGGGCGTCGCGGCTCGTGCTCGACGCCGGTGGCACCGTGCTCGTCGATGAGGCGGAGCTCTGGCCGGGCGGGGTCTTCCCCACGACCGTGCTCCTGGTGCGCACCGACTACCTCCAGGCGCACCCGCAGACAGTGGCTGCACTCGTGCAGGGCGACCTCGACGCGATCGCCTGGATCGTCGAGCACCCCGACACCGCCGGTGCGCAGATCAACGCGAGACTCGCCGCCGACACGGGCAAGGGGCTCAGCGACGCCGTGCTCACCCGCGCCTTGGCACAGGTGAGCTTCTCGGCCGACCCGCATGCCGAGACGTTCCAGACGCTCGTCGACCACGGCCGACAGGCCGGCACGCAGAAGAGCGGATCGATCGTGGGCCTGTTCGACCTGCGGCCGCTCAACGGGCTGTTGCAGCAGCGCGGGGCGCCGAGCGTGTCCGCCGCCGGACTCGGCGAGCAGTGA
- a CDS encoding NAD(P)/FAD-dependent oxidoreductase, translated as MSAAPRDAGASGTRVVDVVVVGGGPAGLSAALNLARARASVVVVDAGRPRNAATLRSHGFLTRDGVSPMELRKLARAELDAYPDVRILERTIATSVVRVAASDAPSSRDARFIVAIGGRAAVAEPRLGARSVVVATGLRETLPAVEGIRSFYGMSLFSCAACDAWELQGGRLALIGETPDLAARARLIAHWTSRLTVFTNGAGIVDAVEEAELVASGVGVERAPIAELVGERGAISAVVLADGTRVEVDGGFVRPVWEPALEFLDGVDAERDDAGHLRTDRAGRTSIPGLYSAGDAASGPQQLIVAAGQGARVAAVLVHDSVGVGVTTAH; from the coding sequence GTGAGCGCCGCGCCGCGCGATGCCGGCGCGTCGGGCACGCGGGTCGTGGACGTCGTGGTGGTCGGCGGTGGACCGGCGGGGCTCTCGGCCGCGCTGAACCTCGCCCGCGCGCGCGCATCGGTCGTCGTGGTCGACGCGGGGCGTCCCCGAAACGCCGCCACCCTCCGCTCACACGGCTTCCTGACGCGCGACGGCGTATCGCCGATGGAGCTGCGCAAACTCGCACGCGCCGAGCTCGACGCGTACCCCGACGTGCGCATCCTCGAGCGGACGATCGCGACCTCCGTCGTACGGGTCGCGGCATCCGATGCGCCGTCGTCCCGCGACGCACGGTTCATCGTCGCCATCGGCGGACGGGCCGCCGTCGCCGAGCCCCGGCTGGGTGCCCGATCGGTCGTCGTCGCCACTGGACTGCGCGAGACGCTGCCCGCGGTGGAGGGCATCCGCTCGTTCTACGGGATGTCGCTGTTCAGCTGCGCCGCCTGCGATGCCTGGGAGCTGCAGGGCGGCCGCCTCGCCCTGATCGGCGAGACGCCCGACCTCGCGGCGCGGGCGCGACTGATCGCGCACTGGACGAGCCGGCTCACCGTGTTCACCAACGGAGCCGGCATCGTCGACGCCGTCGAGGAGGCGGAGCTGGTCGCATCCGGCGTCGGCGTCGAGCGGGCGCCCATCGCGGAGCTCGTCGGCGAGCGCGGCGCGATCTCGGCGGTCGTGCTCGCCGACGGGACGCGCGTCGAGGTCGACGGCGGGTTCGTCCGCCCGGTGTGGGAACCGGCGCTGGAGTTCCTCGACGGGGTCGACGCCGAGCGCGACGACGCGGGACACCTGCGGACCGACCGCGCCGGCCGCACCTCGATCCCGGGGCTGTACTCGGCGGGCGACGCCGCCTCCGGTCCGCAGCAGCTCATCGTCGCGGCGGGGCAGGGCGCCCGCGTCGCCGCCGTGCTCGTGCACGACAGCGTCGGCGTCGGCGTCACCACCGCGCACTGA
- a CDS encoding ABC transporter permease — protein MPPETIALAGADAAASTPDDSLRTLAAGLDSLQTTPERAREPWRRVAAGVLPPVVFVALLIAAWQLYVVIARPRPDRVPSPLDVALALGDAWDLGRLQLAVVTSLERGLIGFLIAIVVGTPIGLLLAEVRPIRRAVGPIISGLQVLPSVAWVPAAILWFGLTDATVYFVILMGAIPSIVNGLIAGVAQVPPQLRRVGTVLGTTRVSQPLLIVLPAALPGYVAGLKQGWAFSWRSLMAAEIIATGGTIGFGLGQMLDQSRQLADLAGVLATILVILAIGILVELVVFAPLERRMLRNRGLLAGSTR, from the coding sequence ATGCCTCCTGAGACCATCGCGCTCGCCGGGGCGGATGCCGCGGCATCCACCCCGGACGACAGCCTGCGCACCCTCGCCGCGGGCCTCGACAGCCTGCAGACGACGCCCGAGCGCGCCCGCGAGCCCTGGCGCCGCGTCGCGGCCGGTGTGCTGCCGCCGGTGGTGTTCGTCGCCCTGCTCATCGCGGCGTGGCAGCTGTACGTCGTCATCGCGCGCCCGCGGCCCGACCGCGTGCCGTCGCCGCTCGACGTCGCTCTCGCGCTGGGCGACGCGTGGGACCTCGGGCGTCTGCAGCTCGCCGTCGTCACGAGCCTGGAGCGGGGACTCATCGGATTCCTCATAGCGATCGTCGTGGGCACGCCGATCGGGCTGCTGCTGGCGGAGGTCCGCCCGATCCGGCGCGCCGTCGGACCGATCATCTCGGGGCTGCAGGTGCTGCCGTCGGTGGCCTGGGTCCCGGCGGCGATCCTGTGGTTCGGGCTCACCGACGCCACCGTCTACTTCGTCATCCTCATGGGCGCCATCCCCTCGATCGTCAACGGACTGATCGCCGGGGTCGCCCAGGTGCCGCCGCAGCTGCGGCGCGTGGGCACGGTCCTCGGCACCACGCGCGTCTCCCAGCCGTTGCTGATCGTGCTGCCGGCCGCGCTGCCCGGCTACGTCGCCGGCCTCAAGCAGGGCTGGGCGTTCTCGTGGCGCTCGCTCATGGCCGCGGAGATCATCGCGACCGGCGGCACGATCGGGTTCGGCCTCGGGCAGATGCTCGATCAGAGCCGACAGCTCGCCGACCTCGCCGGGGTGCTGGCGACGATCCTCGTGATCCTCGCCATCGGCATCCTCGTCGAGCTGGTCGTCTTCGCGCCACTCGAGCGCCGGATGCTGCGCAACCGCGGTCTGCTCGCAGGGAGCACCCGGTGA
- a CDS encoding ABC transporter ATP-binding protein, translated as MPAGPAAAPIVRLRGVGKRFGGGPLVLDGVGLDIAPGEFVCLIGASGCGKSTLLNLIAGLDAPSSGTIETPAEGTAVMFQESALMPWLTASRNVELALQLRGVPRTQRRERARELLDVVNLADAAAKRPHELSGGMRQRVALARALAQDRPVLLMDEPFAALDAITRDLLHEELDRVWRATGRTIVFVTHNVREAVRLGQRVVLLSSRPGRIADEWRVPGATARRIESREVSQLAAEITERLRKEIRRNAS; from the coding sequence GTGCCCGCTGGCCCCGCCGCGGCGCCGATCGTGCGGCTGCGCGGGGTCGGGAAGCGCTTCGGCGGCGGCCCTCTCGTGCTGGACGGGGTCGGACTCGACATCGCGCCAGGCGAGTTCGTCTGCCTGATCGGCGCCTCCGGATGCGGCAAGTCGACGCTGCTCAACCTCATCGCCGGACTCGACGCGCCCTCCAGCGGCACGATCGAGACACCCGCCGAAGGAACCGCGGTGATGTTCCAGGAGTCGGCGCTGATGCCGTGGCTCACCGCCTCGCGCAACGTCGAGCTCGCGCTGCAGCTGCGCGGCGTCCCGCGGACGCAGCGCCGCGAGCGCGCCCGCGAACTGCTCGACGTCGTGAATCTGGCCGATGCCGCCGCCAAGCGTCCGCATGAGCTCTCCGGGGGCATGCGCCAGCGGGTGGCGCTCGCGCGGGCACTGGCCCAGGACCGCCCGGTCCTGCTCATGGACGAGCCCTTCGCCGCGCTCGATGCCATCACCCGCGACCTCCTCCACGAGGAGCTCGACCGTGTCTGGCGCGCGACGGGACGCACGATCGTGTTCGTCACCCACAACGTGCGCGAGGCGGTGCGCCTCGGTCAGAGAGTGGTGCTGCTCTCCAGCCGCCCCGGCCGCATCGCGGACGAATGGCGCGTGCCGGGAGCGACGGCGCGGCGCATCGAGTCCCGCGAGGTCTCCCAGCTGGCGGCCGAGATCACCGAACGCCTGCGGAAGGAGATCCGACGCAATGCCTCCTGA
- a CDS encoding SRPBCC family protein, giving the protein MTVEDLTTIRVDQFYPHPPAKVWRALTTPDLMSQWLMPNDFQAVAGHRFTFTAAPVEATNFSGTIACEVLEVRPPERLRITWRDADGTNPLDSTVTFHLHPEGHGTRLILEHSGFDPDDPGQQMARRIMSGGWRSHVLRRLGDLLNDPHVSG; this is encoded by the coding sequence ATGACGGTCGAGGACCTCACCACGATCCGGGTCGACCAGTTCTACCCGCACCCGCCCGCGAAGGTCTGGCGCGCCCTGACGACTCCCGACCTCATGTCCCAATGGCTGATGCCCAACGATTTCCAGGCCGTCGCCGGACATCGCTTCACCTTCACCGCGGCGCCCGTGGAGGCCACCAACTTCTCCGGCACCATCGCCTGCGAAGTGCTCGAAGTCCGACCCCCGGAGCGGCTGCGGATCACCTGGCGCGATGCCGACGGGACCAACCCGCTCGACAGCACCGTCACGTTCCACCTGCACCCCGAGGGTCACGGCACGCGGCTGATCCTGGAGCACAGCGGCTTCGACCCCGACGACCCCGGCCAGCAGATGGCCCGCCGCATCATGAGCGGCGGCTGGCGCAGCCACGTCCTCCGACGCCTCGGCGACCTCCTCAACGACCCCCATGTCTCGGGATAG
- a CDS encoding FAD-dependent oxidoreductase — MSTAPDLRVAIVGAGPAGIYAGNILANAVREEGGTVAIDLFDSLPAPYGLIRYGVAPDHPRIKGIVTSLHEMLDAGSIRFLGNVEVGRDVSLEELHARYDAVILATGAIRDAELAIPGIELPGSHGAADFVAWFDGHPDAPRTWPLTAREVAVIGNGNVALDVARVLAKHAEDLRTTEVADNVLAGLEASVVTDVHVFGRRGPLDVKFTPIELRELGEVPGVDIVLADEDFAALDAATATPGNNQLKVIRRIFDAWRTREPEAAHTHADRARRVHLHFFHAPVSVLGETGVEAVRLERTAPVAGDPNGAVRGTGELRDIPVQAVYRAVGYHGSPVVGAPFDDVRGVVPNAGGRVEDAAGEPIGGLYATGWIKRGPVGLIGHTKSDALETITHLLADARAGLLSTPTVHTDVRALLDERALDYTTWEGWLALDAHERALGAGHAHTRDRVKVVPREEQVDISRAGALTPS; from the coding sequence GTGAGCACCGCCCCGGACCTCCGCGTCGCCATCGTCGGCGCGGGACCCGCCGGCATCTACGCCGGCAACATCCTCGCGAACGCCGTCCGGGAGGAGGGCGGCACCGTCGCGATCGACCTGTTCGACTCGCTCCCGGCGCCGTACGGACTCATCCGCTACGGGGTGGCTCCCGACCACCCGCGCATCAAGGGCATCGTCACCTCGCTCCACGAGATGCTCGACGCCGGATCGATCCGCTTCCTCGGCAACGTGGAGGTGGGCCGCGATGTCTCCCTCGAGGAGCTGCACGCGCGCTACGACGCTGTCATCCTCGCCACCGGCGCGATCCGTGACGCGGAGCTGGCGATCCCCGGCATCGAGCTGCCCGGCTCCCACGGTGCGGCCGACTTCGTCGCGTGGTTCGACGGTCACCCCGATGCGCCCCGCACATGGCCGCTCACCGCGCGCGAGGTCGCGGTCATCGGCAACGGCAACGTGGCGCTGGACGTCGCCCGCGTGCTCGCCAAGCACGCCGAGGATCTGCGCACGACCGAGGTCGCCGACAACGTGCTGGCCGGACTCGAGGCATCCGTCGTCACCGACGTGCACGTCTTCGGGCGGCGGGGTCCCCTCGACGTGAAGTTCACCCCGATCGAGCTGCGCGAGCTCGGGGAGGTGCCCGGTGTGGACATCGTCCTCGCGGACGAGGACTTCGCGGCGCTCGACGCGGCGACGGCGACTCCGGGGAACAATCAGCTGAAGGTGATCCGGCGGATCTTCGACGCGTGGCGCACGCGCGAGCCGGAGGCCGCGCACACCCACGCCGACCGCGCCCGACGGGTGCACCTGCACTTCTTCCACGCCCCGGTGTCCGTGCTCGGCGAGACGGGCGTGGAGGCCGTGCGCTTGGAGCGCACCGCCCCCGTGGCGGGCGACCCGAACGGCGCCGTCCGGGGCACGGGCGAGCTGCGCGACATCCCCGTGCAGGCCGTCTACCGCGCCGTGGGCTACCACGGCTCGCCCGTCGTCGGCGCGCCGTTCGACGACGTGCGCGGCGTCGTGCCGAATGCCGGCGGACGTGTCGAGGATGCGGCCGGCGAGCCGATCGGCGGCCTGTACGCGACGGGATGGATCAAACGCGGGCCCGTCGGGCTCATCGGCCACACGAAGTCCGACGCCCTGGAGACGATCACCCACCTGCTCGCCGACGCCCGCGCCGGCCTCCTGTCCACCCCCACCGTGCACACCGACGTGCGGGCACTGCTCGACGAGCGGGCGCTCGACTACACGACCTGGGAGGGCTGGCTGGCCCTCGACGCGCACGAGCGGGCACTCGGCGCGGGCCACGCCCATACCCGCGACCGCGTCAAGGTCGTGCCCCGCGAGGAGCAGGTCGACATCTCGCGCGCGGGCGCGTTGACCCCGTCGTGA
- a CDS encoding DUF6230 family protein, with amino-acid sequence MRLSNPTRSRAGRITLATIPVVLASTFLLGGVAQGAVPVSFAVSGSQFQISASKLEGTGFSQYAGVTQDTAGGSHNVAIANIASAQLYDLCQSVISDTPLGKVGVLITAGGGGNPATASDLQIGMTDLKGDSSFSNIRIGVDASTVNTAAKGSAGDFAQDADSVTINNLQQISWSTQASVFTLTGMSLKLTDGSSGCF; translated from the coding sequence ATGAGACTCTCGAACCCGACTCGCTCCCGCGCGGGACGCATCACCCTCGCCACCATTCCCGTCGTCCTCGCCTCCACGTTCCTCCTCGGAGGCGTCGCGCAGGGCGCCGTTCCGGTCTCGTTCGCGGTCTCCGGCAGCCAGTTCCAGATCAGCGCATCCAAGCTCGAAGGCACCGGGTTCTCGCAGTACGCGGGCGTGACGCAAGACACGGCGGGCGGCTCGCACAACGTAGCGATCGCCAACATCGCGTCGGCGCAGCTCTACGATCTCTGCCAGTCGGTGATCTCCGACACCCCGCTCGGCAAAGTGGGTGTGCTCATCACGGCCGGTGGCGGCGGCAACCCCGCCACCGCGAGCGACCTGCAGATCGGCATGACCGACCTCAAGGGCGATTCGTCGTTCTCCAACATCCGCATCGGCGTCGACGCCTCCACCGTGAACACGGCGGCGAAGGGCTCGGCGGGCGACTTCGCGCAGGATGCCGACAGCGTCACGATCAACAACCTCCAGCAGATCTCGTGGAGCACGCAGGCTTCGGTCTTCACGCTCACCGGAATGTCGCTGAAGCTGACGGACGGGTCGAGCGGATGCTTCTGA
- the dcd gene encoding dCTP deaminase, translating to MLLSDRDIRTEISSGRVGLDPWDAAMVQPSSVDVRLDRYFRLFDNHKYPFIDPAEDQPDLTHLIEVRPDEPFILHPGEFVLGSTFEQVTLPDDIAARLEGKSSLGRLGLLTHSTAGFIDPGFSGHVTLELSNVATLPIKLWPGMKIGQLCFFRLSSAAENPYGTGPYLNRYHGQRGPTASRSFQNFHRTDVGSTDAGARGA from the coding sequence GTGCTGCTCAGTGACCGCGACATCCGCACCGAGATCTCCTCCGGCCGCGTCGGACTCGACCCGTGGGATGCCGCGATGGTGCAGCCGTCGAGCGTGGACGTGCGTCTGGATCGCTACTTCCGGCTGTTCGACAACCACAAGTACCCCTTCATCGATCCCGCCGAGGACCAGCCCGATCTCACCCACCTCATCGAGGTGCGCCCCGACGAGCCGTTCATCCTGCACCCGGGCGAGTTCGTCCTCGGCTCGACGTTCGAACAGGTGACGCTGCCCGACGACATCGCCGCGCGCCTGGAGGGCAAGTCGTCGCTCGGACGCCTCGGACTGTTGACGCACTCGACCGCGGGCTTCATCGACCCCGGCTTCTCCGGTCACGTCACCCTCGAGCTGTCGAACGTCGCGACGCTGCCGATCAAGCTGTGGCCGGGGATGAAGATCGGTCAGCTGTGCTTCTTCCGGCTGTCGTCCGCGGCGGAGAACCCCTACGGCACGGGGCCGTACCTCAACCGATATCACGGTCAGCGCGGCCCGACCGCGTCGCGGTCGTTCCAGAACTTCCACCGCACGGATGTGGGTTCGACGGATGCCGGGGCGCGCGGCGCCTGA